CAAATCTACATGAGGGGATTGTAacagttaaaacaaatacagcatCAATAGTGCAATTTCCTCATAAAGTCTTCACATATTCGAGGATCAAGGCAGAGAGACGTTtcccttaaagaaaaaaaaaaaatcatcatggCTGCAGTGCCATTTGtcatttataaagcacagaCGTACAGTCTGTCAATCAGGGCTTCAGGTTTCCATCAACATACTGAAGACTTACATAAGCAAGACACAGACGGCAGTAATCTTCAGAGAGACGATAAGTGACAGAAAAGCTCTGTCACTCTTTGTTGCTGATCCTTCAGTGGATCGAGTctcctctttaaaaacagagaagtgTCTCCTGAGAGGATTTCAGGTCCTTCTTGATGGGTCAACAACAGTGTTTGCTGTCAAAAGGATCATGATGTTTACATCAGGCTCAACTATTCCCTCTGTCATCTGGGCCGGCTGGGGGGCATCAGAGCAGCTCTGCCTGCAAGCTAGAAAAACAATACAGTTAACAAACATGCTTCTTATGTTATCTGTCTGTTACATCTACTGTATACagtttatttttagtctttatttttatttgggtGCATTGACAGTAGGATAACTGTTCACCAGTGTACACTCTTTTCTCtatgttattttttatagttttgaatcGAAATCACTGAGACAATTTATTATATGACTTTTGTAAGTGTTACAAAGAAAGTAACACAAATTGTCTCACTGATTTCTGGATGCAGATGACCTCCAAACTCTAGATAACACCGATGATAAAATTCAAACCCCCTCTTGTCaagttcttcttctgtgttacCCACTATAAGTTCCTTGCTGCCAGATTAAAGTAGCATCAAAGTGAGCCAATTTAGTTTCTATACATTGATTAATCCATCCAGGAGTTTTTTTATAGCTGCATCTAATAATGGTAGATTTCACAGCACCATTTTCAGAGTTTACAATTGAAGTTGCAGTATGTTGCCGCTTTTTATGCAACAAATTCCATTAGCATTTTAATAGTGCAAAACTAGATGTAGCTGTGATGAATATTTTTTAGTGAATATCAAAAATGGctatgttttataaaatgtttagCATAAGATGTACCAAGTTCAACAGCTGAGTCATCTGAATGTGGTTGAAGTTCTGGAAAAAGTGTCTCATGTAAAAGGCTTCATCAGCTCTGTGGGTGAGAGGTGACACTTATTGAGAACTTCGACCAAGTCCTGTTGGCTTCTGAGTTAAACTTTGTATCATGATGACGGAGTACTTTTGCAGATATCTAACAAAATCTGCTTCCTTTTCTAAATGTCTAAATGTGCAAAGGAGAATCTACTCATTATTTGTTACATTACTCATTATTACTCTTACTCATTATTTTGGGCACTGCACTGgtgtaaaaacaaatgtacaacaGTGAGAGAGAAGCTGGAGCAGGCAGAAGAATGAACATGGAGGTTCTTTTGTCAGAATAAAAGTTTCCTCTCTATCCAAAAGTCCACTGGTTATACTTACTGACTCACTAACACTGAGCCACTGCTTTTTCATTACACTGCTATGTTGAACAATGTCCAAAGCCGCAGACGTCTCTATAAACGTGAAGCCTTGAATAACATGAGGAATGTCTGAGTGCCAGTATTTGGAGGATTTTCAGGGGCAGTCTGAGTGCTGTCTGAATACATACCAGCAGAGTGTGAGGCAGAGCAGACGGGGCTGCAGAGGGCTTCGGCTTCGCTGGGGGCATCGGAGGCTTTGGCTTCGAGATCTTAAAAGAGCAGATGTTCAAGTTAGAGCTGCAGAAGGTTAACAGCCAAACGTGATGCAGACGTGATGATCGAGGTAAAATGAGTTGTAAAGTCACTCACCGGTTTTGTTGTAAGTGGGGGCAGAGGTCTGGAGGGAGGTAGTGGCTTATTCTGAAAGAAGTGGACAAAATTATTTGTAAAAGCAAACTAATATGTTGTTTTATGCAGCATAATATGAATGTCTATTAGGAAAAGTTGTGCAATGAAGTCTAATAATATGTGCAATTTACCTCAGTGTAGATTGGCTTGCTTGAAATTTTTGATGGCTGCATGAAGGGCCTTCCAACctataaaaaacacacaggtaTTTACTGattaaaaaactgcagaaatgaacaAATAACAATGAGTGTAAATGCAAATGTTCTTCATAGAAaatgagaataaaacagattCAAATTACCTGATGCAGCTTTGATGGCTGAGGTACGGAAGCTGCTTTGTTAGGTGGCTGTTTGGGACATAAAGAGAGAGGGGTGATTGCAAAACCTTGCTAAAACTGGTGTTTTCATCCTACTGGAAATGCACATATGGGTTTGCAATAGTTATAAGAGAAGGCTAACTTGTAAAGAATGGATAAAAATAAGCACTATAAGCACTTTGCAAAACATATAAAATCTATGTATGGAATACTGGATAATTCACAAATACActataaaaaacaaagtgttttttatcTGGTTTCTAGCCAAAATATATCTTTACATTTAATACAAGCTGcattcacctgacaagtccagatgtAATACCTTATTGAAGATATTCCATGCAAAAAATAAGGTTGGAATTAACTGCACTGAGTAAAAATAACTGCAAGCACAGCAAGTGAGGATGCAGTTTCCTAAATTAAATATGCTTGGTAAGATTAGATTTTTTTGCAGCatagaacaaaaaaatgaataagcAACACAAAAGGAAGAACTTGAAACAATGGTTGacaaaatagaaatgaaatggcaaaatgaaataagatgaaCCCTCACCTCTGGAGCTGTTCTGCTGGGCTTCACTCCCATTTGTGGTCTTGCAggagcagaggtcagaggtttacAGGCCTGAGCAGCTGAAGACTCTACAAATATGGGCTTGCTGATGTGCGCCGCCCCGACTCGAGGGCTGCTGCGTGTACTGCTCGACTGAAACAAGGGGTTGAATTGTCCTGAGGTAGATTGAAAGGATCTGGGGAGAAATACAGACAGAAGCTGCAGCTTAACATGGAGGTGATCAAAGTTTCATGTGCATGGTTTCATGTGTAATTATTTCTCTCTGTACCTCTTTGCAGGTCGTCTCTTTTTCAAGCAGCACATCAGAGTCCCGATAACAACAACCAACAGCAGGAGACAGCAAACTGCCAGAGACACAGCTAACACCACGGTACCTgccactgcaaacacacacatatagacacacattggtcattttaacccacttttaCTGTCAGAGGAGAGAAGCAGCAAGGTACAAATACCTTTTTATTACAAATTCAGATGTCTACTCAAATGAGAGACTAACAGAAGAATTAAGATTCCTTTGTGTAGAAAATAACACATATCCTGTAGGATGGGCTTAATATGAGGAAATAAAGGAAAAgagttgaagaaaaaaaatgcaagagAACAAAACATGTCAGCGAGAAGAGACATCGAATGAAAGTTGTGTCTATAAATAACACGGAGTCCTTGTGACATGGAAGAAAGAGAACCCATTGACATTACCAATGACGTCTGAGCAGATTCAGAGCAGCACGACATTACCTCCCCAACTTATGTACACACGagcatatttaaagctcctgtaagaagTTTTTAGCTAGCTATGAATTAAGGACTGCAAGCAAAATAATCTATTATCTCTATATTGCTACGTTTAATGCTTGTAACctctgctgcagggtaggtgtcacagGACAAGATTTACAGCATTCTAGCAAAACTTGGCAAAACATCATGATTGGGTGAGATTTTTTAGTGAGAAAGCACTACttatgcatgtacaggacaagatcagtaaTGAGATAAGGGGtacacagggggcgccaaaatcaacacaaacagaaatctcctcacaggagctttaatataatATCGAGAACATGTCATGGAAAATGTCAAGGcatgcatgtttttaatttaattttagacAAAAGTCAAATAAgaactttcattaaagtattttttactCATGTATCTGCACTTCCTCTTCAGTAAAGACTGTGGGTACTTCTGCCAGCTCTATTTATTGCTTGAGGATTAGCTGGACAGCACTCGTCACCTGCTCAGGAAACAGAATGATCTGGGTAACGTCATTACTGCATCTGACTAACAGGGGAATTCCATCAAATCAGTGTCTGTTTGTGCTCGTCAGAACAGAGCACAATTGTTTCAGAGTCTATGAGAAGTCTGCTTCAAGTATTAAATCTTGgtgaaaaaacagagacacagccTCGTGTACAGCGTGGTCGTAAGGAGGTCAGACAGATGAAGAGGCAGACACAGGGATGATGAATGTCAGTGCTAACATCGTAGACAGGCTAACGAACATGTGCCGTACCTTCAGGCAGCTCTGTCAGCTGAACGTCACAGTAAGGCGGGGCCCAGCCGGGGTCGCAGTGACACTTCCTCTCATGGTTACAAACCTGTAGGAGATCACAGCAACAGAAGTTGAAATTATAAATGCACTCAAGTCAAACAGCAAGAAAAGTGATTTGGGATATCTCTGGTTTCTCATTTCTACAGGCTCATCTCCTTATCTTGAACTCtttgtttgactttttctttcttaatcTACACCAGCTGACAAAAAAAGGCTGTCTATCTTTGTGTTTCGCTGGATTTTTTCTATTTGAATTCCCCAATTTGTGTCTTTCCTTCATCTAATTTGTTATTGGATGTTGTATTTAATTATTCTTGTAGCATAAGTATATGAGGTAAACATGTTTCTCACCCCGTTGTTGTTGCATTTGGCTGAACAGTCGTCTGTGCCGTACACATTAATGTTGTTGATGCCCTGACACCGTTGGTTGTAGCATACCTGAAAGACAGATACAGACACAGTGAGGACATTTACACCGTTCAAAGATTTGGAGGTGTAGCTGATGCTAACAGCAACATTAGCTATGTTTCTACTAAAAGAAGCTAAGACCTTTAGACTATGGAGAAAAATGAAgtcccacatttttttttcaaccctggttcctgcagtacagacacactgaggacCCCCTAAAGATCCTGAGATGTTAACACAGCTTTGCAGCTGTAGATAGTCTTCTTACCATGTTGTCACCACACTTGGTTCCAGTGGGCACCTTGGGCAGATCTGCAGGGTAGTTATCTTCAGGTTTCATTTTGGCCTCATTGCATACGTCCCCATTTCCTAATTGTGAAAAGGACTTGATGGATGTTACAGGAAACTCCCAACCTCCAGTGCAATAAAGCGTTCCACAGGATTGATCTCTGTGACCAAAAAGAACAAGCACTGTTTAGAAAAGTCATCAATATTGTAACAAACATGTTAACAATACTGCTTTATTATCTTTTCATCACATACCGGTTAGAACATTTCTGACCAAACCGCGTCCGTCTGCAGTTTCCTTGCTGGTAGAAACAACCTTCTCCACCCACTTCAGCATctaaacacaattaaaacagagaAGATGACTGCACATGTCAAAGTGTGACGTTTTACACACAAAGCACACTCAAGTAAACAGTCTGACGTTTTTACCTGGACCCCAAAGCCTCTTGCAGTGTTCCTGCCGAGAAGGACACTGTCCATTGTAGCAGTATCCCTTTCCCCGGCTACATGACCGGCCGTTCTGAGTGTAGGCATCAGCTGGGCAGGAGGCGGAGAAGCCAGTGCAGTATTCTGTAAGGTCACAATCACCAGTCTTTGGTCTGCAGACGCTGCCTGTTGGTTTGAGCTGCAGAGCGGAGACAAACACAGATGGTGATGTACCAACTATTGAAatatacacactcacagaaaAGCGGCCAGACGGCACAGTCAGACAGTGTCTAGCTTTATGGTAACACATTTAGCATCAGTTGGATTTCATGCATCTACAAAGAATAGTGAGTATTACTCACTTGGCAGTTGTGGCAGCACTCTCCCTCTGCACACGCAGCTCCTGCTTTTAGTTTGCAGGTGGTGGCATTACAGCAGGGATTCTTACATTCctgggagacagacagacgcgTGCAGGATATTAAGATCTGTTCTTATTTGTGTTCTTTGTGCACAGATGGGAATTAAGGAAGTAGGCATAACTCTTGAATGTACATCAGTAGAGTTGTTAGGCATCTTCATTTTACTTCAGTATGTCTTTTTGTGATTTACCTCCTACATTTTCACACGTTTCTTTATTTTACTCCTTTATTTTCTGAGGCAGGCATGTCACTTCATCTTGAATATGTTTGAGGATAATCACTGGTTATTTGGATTCTGCATCATTACGAGCCGCCCCCGCAACAACAGGACTACTACAACCCAAATGCttgaaaaatgacataaaaaaagaaatccctCGGTGTTCCTATCATGTGTACATTCACACAACAAGTGTGACATGAAGAAATGTCTTTAAAGATGTACCAAGAAATATCTGAATGCTGGACTGCAGAGGTGTCAGAACTAGGTGTCAGCCAATTTGGGTAAAGTTGATgttgtactttttattttgaagttataatacataaaaTTGAAAAGTACAAATGTCCTTCAGAGGGCTAATATTCACGTTAATACTGTGAGTACATTCCAGAGCCACTGCTTTACAACTTTTATACAGAAAATAACCCAAATCAGGACTTTTAATAGTGTCTATTTTCACACAACCCTCCCCTATATGATGGAATTTAAGTATTGAAGCACAAACCTCTGCCTTGCCACAGTCACACTCCTCTCCAGGCTCAAGGAACGCGTTCCCACACACGGGCCCTCCGTAGACGCGATCAGTAGAGGGAGAATCCAGCAGACAGGCAGGGTCCACCTCGTCCAAGAActtgctgagctgctgctgactACAGCTGCTGAACTCCTTTGGATACACAAAGCTGGAAGAAGAAGTAGCAGGAATGAGGAAAAAGACCAACAGACAGACTAATATTATAGTTTCCAGATTTAAGATTTTATAGTTTATGGTTGAAAAGCAAAGCCTACCCGACGCTTTCTGACATGATGCAGCCTTTTTTGGTGATTGAGGAGCCACAGACACAGTTTTCATTGTCATGGGACAAGCCCAGGTTGTGACCCATCTCGTGTGCAATCGTGGAGGCCACTCCTATTGAGTTGGTGTTATGGTCCTGTATGTACAGTAGGAAAAGAGTTATATAGAGCCCCCGAAGGTCCAGGGTGATTGGAACAACAGCATCAATCAAAAAGGAAGACATGCGCCAAAACATGAACCCCAAAATATTTTAATCATCATAACGTTTCAATCCCACTTAGATCTTATCTATTATTCATCTCACCAAGGCCATGTGGAATTAGAACGTTGTGATAATTCAATATTTTGGGGAATGtggtgtgcaaaaaaaaaaatcagacaacTGAAATCAACAACATGCATTCccatctttttatttctcctcttcttACCTCATTGACAGCTCCAGAGTTGGAGGTGCACATGGCGTTGGTGTTGGCTAAGCCGACAGTCGAACCGTCGAAATCCACTCCTCTGGATAAAGAAGAGGATCAATGTTTAGACACCAGCTGCGACAGGTTTAGTTTCATCATACTAAACAGTTCACTTTTACTGTCACTGAGAAAACTGTCTTGGACTTGAATACCAATACAGCATTTAAATGGAGATGCAAATACCAATAAAAGCCACTTATTTTACATATTGAAGATCACCCAAACTGCACGTGTTCTCTTTGATAAAATACAATGATAGGTTTTAAAAAGAAGGAACACCGTGAAGCCATTGCCAAACCTCCACAGCTTCAAGACAGAGCTATTTCAACTTTTGACTGGAGAAacaaacatcttaaaaacagTTGAGTTAACACTGCAGAATTATGTTTCATATATTAGAAGGTCAAACTCATAACTTCAGGTGTTCAGTACTTTCTGTGCTGGTCTGAGAATAGACTGCTTGTATTTTGAGCAGACCGGTTTATTTCCTCTCCATAACCTTCATGTCAGATAGCTGTTTTGCCACCTGGTGCCTGGCTATGCTCTCCAGTGCAGCCTGgtagaataaaaacataatccTGACCCTGAGTTTGTTTAAAAGTAATAAGTGCACATTTAGGTACTCGTAGGACCACTGGAGTATCATCCCTCACAGACATCACCTCCTCATTCAGCATCTGTTTAGTATCACACCACCAAACATTTTCTGTGCACTTGAGCAGTAACCTGAGGATGGCAGAGTCACCTGAGACTTTCGTCATTGACTTTGGAGTAGGGCGTTTAATTAAGTCGTGTCTTACGTGATGAACTGTGCGTTGTCGTGCTGTGTTCTCTGCAGGAGGTTACGCTGCCGCCACTCCAGGAAGCGTCCAAGGGTGATCTCAGGGCTAGTGCTGACGTCAATCTGATCTCTGTACGACCAGATATCCACACCGACCAGCATCACGCGAATATTCAGCGGTCGATAGAGCTGAAACAGAACAGCATAATTTGAAATCACTAAAACTGAATGAAATATCGGGTATGTAGTTCCAATAAGTCAAACATGTGAAGCTAGAAATCCAAGAACAAAAGCCTCTTCTACTACAGGAAATCACTGTTGGGTCTACTGCTGTTTGAACATGCAGTAATGTTGGCTCGACTTTATCAGAGTACGCACAGAGGATAGTGTGATATGTGTGAAAATCTTCAGCTTGGGTGTGAAGATTCACAGTTAAAGTTAGATTTTCTCAGTGAGAGAACTTTTGCTTCCTTTAACTGGTCAGATTCCAGTCGGAAAAGAACAAGTAGTATCAGGACAGATTTCTTACTCATGGCTGTGCTGCAGTGAAAATACACTCCATCGACATGTTATTGGTAATAAAAGATGGAGGACTGATCAGTTCAGAGGGGGATTGAACAAAATGATTCAACATTTACAAACACTCAAACTTTATAATGCACTCATTTCTCAGCCCTGGTTATCTTTCCAAGAACATTTAGGTGAATCATcttaacacagacacacaaacgtACCTTGTCCACATGGTTTGATATTTCAAGCACTCTCGACTCCACTGTCCTCTTATTGCTGAACTTCTTGTACTAAAAAGTGAATCAGAAATAAATTAGTGATGCATTCAAAAGCATTTCAGGTATTGAAGATGAGAAAAACACCTCTTACACCAAAGTGGAAATGCACTATCCACAAAATCAGTATCATTACAACAAAGTTAGTAAGAGGATGACAATAAAGACTCAAACCTCAGTGTGGTCGACCACAACAACCAGCTCCACCGTCCTGACTTTCTTTTTATGCTCTTTGGTTTGAGCTCTGCTTTTCTGAATGACAACAAAGGTGGGAAATACCATCAGTACTGCAAGCGTATGTGAACACATACCATGTCTTTATTCATGAGTTTTATCAAAATAATTAACTATTTTTTTACggtttttattcttgttttttgcACAATTTAATACTATTTTCATCATTTactatttatttactttcattttttaaactccaAAGCAATGTTGTTCAGCGCGtccaaaaaaagcaaaacaaaaataaacaaatcctCAGAATCATAAATATGAGCAAGCAAATCTGAAATCGACCAAACAGTTTCAGAAAATTGAATGGATTAGAGAAAATCTAAATCAAACACTGTCCTccaatattatttaaaaaattgaccctttttaaagtctattttaggcagtatatgccttccaaaccagctaaatgcagcataaaaatctgggcagcatgtgacagaagaggagttgtgttatttatcaacatcaagtcattaaaaaaataaaattccaaatataaaataaacagaaatatttgtcatgtaaaactattgtatttatatttagggctttccaatgtacattaaaaaagtttttacatacattttgatgaaagacgagtgagttatcctcattgaaccatgatctatgagaattaaagaacaccaatggactaaatcttgatttaaatggttaataatggagctaaacatttgattaaaaaaatgtgtattgggattttttttgggttctgacacttttggataattgaatatgccctggggcaaattgacccaggaacattattgctgttccagagaaacgaacataacaggagggttaatgaatACTCAACATGTAATCCCCATGCAGTCTCTGCATCGAAACTTGGTTGAGCTTTCATGCTGATTTTTAGTTCTTTACACTTCCTTCAATGCAGGATGCACCAAAGCGATATAATGAATGTCATACTCATTTAACAGGATTATAATGGTCCAAAAGCATTGCATTAGATCTTGAGATAAGAAAAACTACATTTGCAAGTGGTTGCTTATAATACTGCATGTAATATTTTCCTAAAAcgtagaaataaaaaagaaaaatatatatttttgaccaTATTTCTAACTTTTGTTTAATCTTAATCTTTGAATCCAACTTAAATCTCAAGTCAAGTGCAACAAAAACGTCTAATTTTGAGATCATTTTAACTTATCATTTTGCTCTAATGTATTAGATTTTTTGATTTTCAGGgtgaaactgtttttgttctgaTTTGGCACCAGAGCCCCAGTTAAACAGAGTTCTAGTTTGTAGTATTTTCTTGATTTTGCTTGAAATAAGCAGCAAATATAATCCTCAGATACCAGCTGAGTTCTTCAAAGCctgttgtttctgtctgtgtgtccttGCTGTGTGTCCTTACCAGACTGCCCAGCTTGAACAGTCCAGATGAACGAGGGCCGTGATCATAGAAAGTGGTTGTGTTTCCATGGGAACAGGAGCTCCTCTTTATCCTCAGGTGTTTGTAGTCGTAAACGGCGTGTAGACCCTCGTCACTGTGATCCTCGGAGCTCTGGACCTCATCCTGCTGACCCGCTTTGGCACCAGATAGAGGTTCAATGAGGTACATTTGGTCCTGGAGACGCACAAAGCCCCTGTGGTCCAGAAAGAGAACTTCAGCATGTCTGACTCTCAAACAGGTCAACTGATTACAAGACGCACATTTGTTTATGTTGGACTTTTATGTTTTCACAGCTATTAACTCAAACAGAGAGGGTCCTTTACAGCAGAAGGAGACAGCACCAGAGGGGTTTGTATGGCCTTTGAATATTGTGCAACAGGTCTGAGACACAGTGGTATTCATGATGGATGAAATGGATGCTGTGGAACTTTGGATTGGACAGGGTCTCAAATCATCAAGAGTTTAATTAAACTCGGAGCCCTTATTGGGAAAGCAATAACCTTTTTGTAATTAGAGATATTGGAAAATTAAAAGAAGCTCTTCTGGCATTACTCACTTGATTCCTGAGCACAGTCCCACGCTGGCAGACGAGTCCTCCATGCCCATGACGTGTCCATGATAATAGCAGTGGCCCTGAACACACATCAATTATTCGTCACAAAAGGAGTTCCTTGAGTTAACACTTTCTTGCAATCAGAGTTTGGAAACTTGTCAAAGAAGATCATTTTGTTCTGTGTGTCACAGGCAACTGAAACAACATCATGACCTTATTTGTCACTTCCTGTTACACATTTGCATGCGGACCTGCAGTGAGTGTCATCACTTGGCAAAAAGAGGAACTTTGTTGTTGAGAAATTTGATGTCATGATATCTGGTATTTCAAAAGAAGGATGTATTGCATGAAATGTACCTATGGAATATTCTGAGGATGAGTTTGCGGTTACATTATTAATCTATTGAGGGATGTAGGTTTCTTTATGTTATTCTGCCTTTAAAAACTTgactaaaataaaaactcatCTTATGCAGGATATGATTTATTCATAAGTAGGTCAATCATCCCAATGAAAGATCTGTGTTTGacaaatccttttttttatttaacactcgAGAGCTGCAACTTTGACTTCAGACTGACAAGAAAATAATTGCACCAACTGTTTTAACAGAAAGCCAAACGCAACAAAACCACTGAGACTATGTGGGCAGTTGGCACAGGGTGTCTTTTACTTTCAAACTTGAAAATGAGTTTAATAGTTTGTTTTATGTACCACAACTATTTCTGGCATCTGAATCACCCACATGTCTGTTTCATTAACCGTtcaaagaaaatgaatgaagtgaaatGGAACAGTGATTCAGTCTGACCAAAGGAAGATACAGTTTAAATAAATTCTTAGTTTAATCTGTCTTAACTCTTACAATATTCACTTTAAATGTGTAGGTCTCCAGATCTGGAAGATTCAACTGATTACAAGATgcataacatttttaaagctgagaATGACTGCAGGGATCACACTGATGATAGCAGTTAAAGAAAATAAGGCTACATACCACAAGATCAGGAGTAGTTGTGACTGGAGTGCCCTGATCTGAATAATGTGTCACAGAGAAGTTTTTCCCAACAAGATTTCTGAAAGAGCAGAGTATTCAACGTCAGTAATGTTGATAGTTTGGGGGAGGAAAGCACAGTATTTGTAAAATATATGAAGTATGTGATTAGAGTCAAAGAAGGAAAATTCAAGTTTCTCACTTGTTCTTTTCCAGATGCAACGTGTAGTTCTTCCCTGCAATCGTCAAAGAGTACTGGACCACATCAGGGTACGtctacacacacaaagagagagttgGAGAGACTTTAATGCATTCTGGATACAGGGTTACAAACTAATATTGTAAGTTtacagagaagcagagagtgtTTTACCTGATGTGTAGCAGCATCATTAACCTGAGATGAATCTTTCAGCCTCTGAGGTATCACTGTTTGGTACTTCTTCACATGAGGAAGAGTCCTCAAACTGCCAGCACTCATTATTCCTGCAAGGATATCAGGgatgtttgatgaaaaaaacagcagagaaagaaagaaacagagagagagaaagaaagaaacagtgaaataaagaaaaggaaagattcCATACCCCATGAGGAGAATATAATCCATACAATAAATCCAGAATCTGGCATGTTGCTCTACCGGTGGCTCTCTGTCATTGTGTGCTTGGCAGTCTGAGGGAAATACCGAGGAGGCTCTTCAGCTCTCCgcccctctctgctgtgtaaTATCCTGAAAATTACCATTTGAGGCTGAGAGACCACATGAGTCACAAACTGAGCCTGTAAAAGAAGTTAAATGCTTGTCTTATTACAAACAGAATATTAAGTGCTGAGTGAGCCAAAGTAATTAACAGTCATCATTTTATGGACAGTTAAAGGGTGAAGTTAACcgcactttaaaaatgtgttaaagtttGTCAACCATGTTACTGAAAAAAGTTCACtcttcattaatttatttcctCCATCTTTATTCTTTTACAAGCTGGTTAGAGAATAAGCATTTTAAAatggtttctttttctctttttttttttttggtttacattttagtattttatgATTTACCAACAGATCACTTCTACATTATGAATTGAAACTACATTAAGATTTAAGTCGCTTTACACAGAGAGAACCTGGAATAAGAAACTTAACTAACTTAAAAGAAACTTCTTATTCATTAAAAAGTAGTTTACTTTTCTTACCCCTTGACTTCCACTGTCAGCAGGGCCGCAGATTAAGTGATGGCCCTTATTGGCCTTTAGCGCCACCTGCTGGTATAATTCTGGTGTAGTAATTGCTCACAGATTATTAC
This genomic interval from Notolabrus celidotus isolate fNotCel1 chromosome 4, fNotCel1.pri, whole genome shotgun sequence contains the following:
- the adam8a gene encoding disintegrin and metalloproteinase domain-containing protein 8a, with the translated sequence MPDSGFIVWIIFSSWGIMSAGSLRTLPHVKKYQTVIPQRLKDSSQVNDAATHQTYPDVVQYSLTIAGKNYTLHLEKNKNLVGKNFSVTHYSDQGTPVTTTPDLVGHCYYHGHVMGMEDSSASVGLCSGIKGFVRLQDQMYLIEPLSGAKAGQQDEVQSSEDHSDEGLHAVYDYKHLRIKRSSCSHGNTTTFYDHGPRSSGLFKLGSLKSRAQTKEHKKKVRTVELVVVVDHTEYKKFSNKRTVESRVLEISNHVDKLYRPLNIRVMLVGVDIWSYRDQIDVSTSPEITLGRFLEWRQRNLLQRTQHDNAQFITGVDFDGSTVGLANTNAMCTSNSGAVNEDHNTNSIGVASTIAHEMGHNLGLSHDNENCVCGSSITKKGCIMSESVGFVYPKEFSSCSQQQLSKFLDEVDPACLLDSPSTDRVYGGPVCGNAFLEPGEECDCGKAEECKNPCCNATTCKLKAGAACAEGECCHNCQLKPTGSVCRPKTGDCDLTEYCTGFSASCPADAYTQNGRSCSRGKGYCYNGQCPSRQEHCKRLWGPDAEVGGEGCFYQQGNCRRTRFGQKCSNRDQSCGTLYCTGGWEFPVTSIKSFSQLGNGDVCNEAKMKPEDNYPADLPKVPTGTKCGDNMVCYNQRCQGINNINVYGTDDCSAKCNNNGVCNHERKCHCDPGWAPPYCDVQLTELPEVAGTVVLAVSLAVCCLLLLVVVIGTLMCCLKKRRPAKRSFQSTSGQFNPLFQSSSTRSSPRVGAAHISKPIFVESSAAQACKPLTSAPARPQMGVKPSRTAPEPPNKAASVPQPSKLHQVGRPFMQPSKISSKPIYTENKPLPPSRPLPPLTTKPISKPKPPMPPAKPKPSAAPSALPHTLLLAGRAALMPPSRPR